The following are encoded together in the bacterium genome:
- a CDS encoding alcohol dehydrogenase catalytic domain-containing protein — MIAEALAPSPPRSHPPRLRVARLPPSTPVNPYQTLLYRHLREEGVELAGDARLELPWLLQNRGRVDVLHFHWRFDRLIDRRAQGDLGGGRMGSGRREALVGALRVAQRLALARLLGYRIAWTIHDVANVGPDGPLFERSRRTSRCGCGRRRRWAREGGRRMRGRARGEEGMRKEAASRAPRRPGLVLDQVVPRPVAFAAPEYQPDGSIAPARYAFAGSSADGWTITREGREHLRLGPGYRLLETSHCGICATDLARRHLPFPLPQITGHEAVARDEGGQTVVVEINASHAARGLPHDAWCAHCRAGMPSHCPDRLVLGIHDLPGGFSPWMLAPVDAILPVPAALSPRTTTLVEPFAAALHAVHRIGPRARERIAVLGPGRLGSLVVAALAAWRRRARAPIGIVAVGRRSEALARARALGADETLDVAGLGDATGIADVVVETTGSPDGLALALRLATRAVHVKSTTGQPSLGLRHLTELVVDEVGLLPWRPGEPLPPGATSAAVHVRACRRARRARRGGPAGRRSGAARALPLGGADLAVAADAAEADAMLRPEPGVERGAVRARGTILCDGDGDDLVGTLARRRVELGSSRCGDFRAALDLLVDPSLAEPLGARLVGDVVPAERLADGFARAAAPGAGKVLVAHPGTALGAALGARG; from the coding sequence GTGATCGCCGAAGCGCTCGCCCCGAGCCCGCCGCGCTCGCACCCGCCACGGCTGCGCGTCGCGCGGCTACCTCCCAGCACGCCGGTCAACCCGTACCAGACGCTGCTCTATCGCCATCTTCGCGAGGAGGGCGTGGAGCTCGCCGGCGACGCGCGCCTGGAGCTGCCCTGGCTGCTCCAGAACCGCGGGCGGGTCGACGTGCTGCACTTCCACTGGCGCTTCGATCGTCTGATCGACCGTCGCGCGCAGGGCGATTTGGGGGGCGGGCGCATGGGGAGCGGACGGCGGGAGGCGCTCGTCGGCGCCCTGCGAGTGGCGCAGAGGCTCGCGCTCGCGCGCCTGCTCGGCTACCGCATCGCGTGGACGATCCACGACGTCGCCAACGTCGGGCCCGACGGACCGCTCTTCGAGCGGAGCCGCCGCACGTCCCGGTGCGGCTGCGGGCGCCGGCGGCGGTGGGCGCGGGAAGGCGGGCGTCGCATGCGGGGTCGGGCACGCGGTGAGGAGGGAATGCGAAAGGAGGCCGCGTCTCGCGCGCCGCGACGACCTGGGCTAGTGCTCGACCAAGTCGTGCCGCGTCCCGTCGCCTTCGCCGCCCCCGAGTACCAGCCCGACGGCAGCATCGCTCCCGCCCGCTACGCGTTCGCGGGCAGCAGCGCCGACGGCTGGACCATCACCCGCGAGGGCCGCGAGCACCTGCGCCTCGGTCCCGGCTATCGCCTGCTCGAGACCAGCCACTGCGGCATCTGTGCGACGGACCTCGCGCGCCGCCACCTGCCGTTCCCGCTGCCGCAGATCACGGGCCACGAGGCCGTGGCGCGCGACGAGGGCGGGCAGACGGTCGTGGTCGAGATCAACGCCTCGCATGCCGCGCGCGGGCTGCCGCACGACGCCTGGTGCGCGCACTGCCGTGCCGGCATGCCGAGCCACTGCCCCGACCGGCTGGTGCTCGGCATCCACGATCTGCCGGGCGGCTTCTCGCCCTGGATGCTGGCGCCGGTCGACGCGATCCTGCCGGTGCCGGCCGCGCTCTCGCCGCGCACGACGACGCTGGTCGAGCCGTTCGCGGCGGCGCTGCACGCCGTGCACCGGATCGGGCCGCGGGCGCGCGAGCGCATCGCCGTGCTCGGGCCGGGGCGGCTCGGCTCGCTCGTGGTCGCGGCGCTCGCGGCGTGGCGGCGCCGCGCCCGCGCGCCGATCGGCATCGTCGCCGTGGGGCGCCGTTCCGAGGCGCTGGCGCGCGCGCGTGCTCTCGGCGCCGACGAGACGCTCGACGTCGCCGGGCTCGGCGATGCGACGGGGATCGCCGACGTCGTCGTCGAGACCACCGGCAGCCCCGACGGCCTGGCGCTGGCGCTGCGCCTCGCGACGCGCGCCGTGCACGTGAAGTCGACCACCGGTCAGCCGTCGCTCGGCCTGCGACATCTCACCGAGCTGGTCGTCGACGAGGTCGGCCTCCTGCCGTGGCGTCCGGGCGAGCCGCTGCCCCCGGGCGCGACGTCGGCCGCGGTGCACGTGCGCGCCTGCCGCCGTGCGCGGCGCGCTCGTCGCGGCGGGCCTGCGGGTCGTCGATCCGGCGCGGCGCGCGCGCTGCCGCTCGGCGGTGCCGACCTCGCCGTCGCCGCCGACGCCGCCGAGGCCGACGCGATGCTGCGCCCCGAGCCCGGCGTCGAGCGCGGCGCCGTGCGCGCCCGCGGCACGATCCTGTGCGACGGCGACGGCGACGATCTCGTCGGCACGCTGGCGCGGCGGCGGGTCGAGCTCGGCAGCTCGCGCTGCGGCGACTTCCGCGCCGCGCTCGATCTGCTCGTCGACCCCTCCCTCGCCGAGCCGCTCGGCGCGCGTCTGGTCGGCGACGTCGTGCCGGCCGAGCGGCTCGCCGACGGCTTCGCGCGCGCCGCGGCGCCGGGGGCGGGCAAGGTGCTGGTCGCGCATCCGGGGACCGCACTGGGGGCCGCGCTGGGGGCGCGCGGGTGA
- a CDS encoding FUSC family protein yields MWEFLRRELTPTPERTWAALRVLCGALVATFVINAFQMPFGHWVIITLFTVSLTDAGASLRKAGQRVVGTIAGGSLAIASAAFADHPWFILPLLWLGVWAAMFFSRTTSAPYTFLLSGITFAIFLPGGAAPGIMVTEVLWRILIVSVGVAIGMAAQLLLWPTDPQDLLRDGLATRLRQVAEALDRLARGADGAPSAQLETGPGGHTDLLASTEATHPSVRRRHAALLALVTAADRAATATTWIAKLARSTPAPNARRDLAVLAAHAAALADAVAQRVPPLPPPERDPLPPDVPPLWRAALMDVAGALEQSNTATAQLHAAIVDPSPSLPPPPLFTAACRLDNLPAMHLAIKAALGATLCTLLVHGLAWQGIATCIVTCVIVAQPTWAAARDKALLRIAGAALGAILGFATLLLAMPWLDSIAGLLLVAAPALAIAAYIVVGSPNISYAGIQVAMAYAMIAFDVLGPTTNLVPGRDRVVGILVGIVVMALLDRLLWPAHALPEARDTLIQTLRHMAALARKSRLEAAGHGRAAQDGLADALRLHTAAAAEPGSALHADERVALHDVAVAAQQVLLGTLALARHPGGGTLDDPGWPIASRLAAAAVALSGRAEPAPAPRPTGDADTPARHATRIEIAAALQRPLDALEAAVRAAPPPLPRTSRLRVQRA; encoded by the coding sequence GTGTGGGAGTTCCTGCGCCGCGAGCTGACGCCGACGCCCGAGCGCACGTGGGCGGCGCTGCGCGTCCTCTGCGGCGCGCTGGTCGCGACCTTCGTCATCAACGCGTTCCAGATGCCCTTCGGGCACTGGGTCATCATCACCCTGTTCACGGTGAGCCTCACCGACGCCGGCGCCAGCCTGCGCAAGGCCGGGCAGCGCGTCGTCGGCACCATCGCGGGCGGCAGCCTCGCGATCGCGTCGGCGGCGTTCGCCGACCATCCGTGGTTCATCCTGCCGCTGCTCTGGCTCGGCGTCTGGGCCGCCATGTTCTTCTCGCGGACGACGAGCGCGCCCTACACCTTCCTCCTCTCGGGCATCACCTTCGCCATCTTCCTGCCGGGCGGCGCCGCGCCGGGGATCATGGTCACCGAGGTCCTGTGGCGCATCCTCATCGTCAGCGTCGGGGTCGCGATCGGCATGGCGGCGCAGCTGCTCCTGTGGCCCACCGACCCCCAGGACCTCCTGCGCGACGGCCTCGCGACGCGGCTGCGGCAGGTCGCCGAGGCGCTCGACCGGCTCGCCCGAGGTGCCGACGGCGCACCGTCGGCGCAGCTCGAGACCGGCCCCGGCGGCCACACCGACCTCCTCGCCAGCACGGAGGCGACGCATCCCTCGGTGCGCCGGCGTCACGCCGCGCTGCTGGCGCTCGTCACCGCCGCCGATCGCGCCGCCACCGCGACCACCTGGATCGCAAAGCTGGCGCGCAGCACCCCCGCACCGAACGCCCGGCGCGACCTCGCCGTGCTCGCCGCGCACGCGGCCGCCCTCGCCGACGCCGTCGCCCAGCGCGTGCCGCCGCTGCCGCCGCCCGAGCGCGACCCGCTGCCGCCCGACGTCCCACCGCTCTGGCGCGCCGCACTGATGGACGTCGCCGGCGCGCTCGAGCAGAGCAACACCGCAACCGCACAGCTGCACGCCGCCATCGTCGACCCCTCGCCGAGCCTGCCGCCGCCCCCGCTCTTCACCGCCGCCTGCCGCCTCGACAACCTCCCCGCGATGCACCTCGCCATCAAGGCGGCGCTCGGCGCGACGCTGTGCACGCTGCTGGTCCACGGCCTCGCCTGGCAGGGGATCGCGACCTGCATCGTGACCTGTGTCATCGTGGCGCAACCCACCTGGGCGGCGGCGCGCGACAAAGCGCTCCTGCGCATCGCGGGGGCGGCGCTGGGCGCCATCCTCGGCTTCGCGACGCTCCTCCTCGCGATGCCGTGGCTCGACAGCATCGCCGGCCTCCTCCTCGTCGCCGCACCGGCCCTCGCGATCGCGGCGTACATCGTCGTCGGCAGCCCGAACATCTCGTACGCCGGCATCCAGGTCGCGATGGCCTACGCGATGATCGCGTTCGACGTGCTCGGCCCGACGACGAACCTGGTGCCGGGGCGCGACCGCGTCGTCGGCATCCTCGTCGGCATCGTGGTGATGGCGCTGCTCGACCGGCTGCTCTGGCCGGCGCACGCGCTGCCCGAGGCGCGCGACACCCTGATCCAGACGTTGCGTCACATGGCGGCGCTGGCGCGCAAGTCGCGTCTCGAGGCCGCAGGCCACGGCCGCGCCGCCCAGGACGGTCTCGCCGACGCGCTGCGCCTGCACACCGCGGCGGCCGCCGAGCCCGGCAGCGCCCTCCACGCCGACGAGCGCGTGGCCCTGCACGACGTCGCGGTGGCGGCGCAGCAGGTGCTCCTCGGCACGCTCGCGCTGGCGCGGCATCCCGGCGGCGGCACGCTCGACGACCCGGGCTGGCCGATCGCGTCGCGGCTCGCGGCCGCGGCGGTCGCGCTCAGCGGCCGCGCCGAGCCGGCGCCGGCGCCGCGGCCGACCGGCGACGCCGACACGCCGGCACGCCATGCCACCCGCATCGAGATCGCCGCCGCGCTCCAGCGCCCGCTCGACGCGCTCGAGGCGGCCGTGCGGGCGGCGCCGCCGCCCCTGCCGCGGACAAGCCGGCTGCGCGTGCAACGCGCATAG